A window of the Cheilinus undulatus linkage group 21, ASM1832078v1, whole genome shotgun sequence genome harbors these coding sequences:
- the jpt2 gene encoding jupiter microtubule associated homolog 2 has translation MTSTNMFQGLDTGSKPSSRVLRPPGGGSSNLFGGYEEDAGASRRPNKMASSVFAPPEQPQSGPKRSNPPGGKTSGIFGEPEPPAQPQRPIPPGGPTSNIFGDAESAPVVSPSRSHPNKPKDNLSVGIEPESPAPVAKDSQSEVKEEAAPPVPAQEEPAAEAAAPPQPEPSSSVSPPPQSAEAGQLKNHEPHLGPKPRSHNRVLNPPGGKSSVMFY, from the exons ATGACTTCGACGAATATGTTTCAAGGGCTGGATACTGGCTCCAAACCAAGCTCGAG AGTCTTGCGACCTCCTGGAGGGGGCTCCAGTAACTTGTTTGGAGGCTATGAAGAGGATGCAGGAGCATCAAGAAGACCCAATAAGATGGCTTCTAGTGTTTTCGCCCCGCCAGAGCAGCCCCAGAGTGGACCCAAACGCTCCAACCCTCCAG GCGGGAAGACAAGTGGAATATTTGGGGAACCTGAACCTCCAGCTCAGCCACAGAGACCCATACCTCCAGGTGGACCAACTAGCAACATATTCGGGGATGCAGAAAGCGCACCTGTTGTGAGCCCAAGCCGAAGCCATCCAAACAAGCCAAAG gacaATCTAAGTGTGGGAATTGAACCTGAGTCACCAG CACCTGTAGCCAAAGACAGCCAGTCTGAAGTGAAGGAGGAAGCAGCCCCCCCTGTGCCAGCCCAGGAAGAGCCCGCTGCTGAGGCTGCAGCGCCTCCTCAGCCTGagccctcctcctctgtctcgcCTCCTCCTCAGAGCGCAGAGGCCGGTCAGCTGAAGAACCATGAGCCTCATCTGGGACCCAAACCTCGCTCGCACAACAGGGTCCTGAATCCCCCCGGAGGAAAGTCCAGTGTGATGTTCTACTGA